The genomic segment TTCTTGACCCGTCTGTGTGTTTAAATATCCACATTGAACCGCAAATTTAATCCAGACTTGAGTTTCACTGGCTTCGGCTTCTGAATCATTGAGTTTAGCAATGAAAGCGGCTTCATATCTCCGTTTTCTCCAAGCTTCCGCTAAATTAGCACAGACAGAACGAGAAGAACGTCGAATTTGATCGGTTAGAGAATATCGTTCTTCTATAGGAAATCTCTGGGATACTTTAAAAATCTGCATGGCTCCCTGAAAGGATAACTGATACACCTCCAAGTCTTCATGAGTTCTAATAATTTTCCTCCTTTCTTCCCCCATCTCTTATCCCCCTCATCTCCTCATCTCCTTGTT from the Planktothrix tepida PCC 9214 genome contains:
- a CDS encoding four helix bundle protein, translated to MGEERRKIIRTHEDLEVYQLSFQGAMQIFKVSQRFPIEERYSLTDQIRRSSRSVCANLAEAWRKRRYEAAFIAKLNDSEAEASETQVWIKFAVQCGYLNTQTGQE